The Scyliorhinus torazame isolate Kashiwa2021f chromosome 17, sScyTor2.1, whole genome shotgun sequence genome includes a window with the following:
- the atp5pb gene encoding ATP synthase F(0) complex subunit B1, mitochondrial — translation MLSRVLVASASALKTSAPISARSCPRTFHMSCQSLSPVPPLPEEGGKVRYGLIPEEFFQFLYPKTGLTCPYMFGTGLVTYLLSKEIYVINHETFSAISIGIVILYGIKKFGKDVAKFADKLNETKVEKAQEVKDAAINSLNVAVKEEKQEQWRIEGRHHLFDAKRNNVAMMLETNYRERLHMVYDAVKRRLDYQVGLQHLQRRLAQEHMANWVEKNVIQSITPQQEKESIAKCISDLKVLAKTAQAQV, via the exons CTTCTGCTCTGAAGACATCAGCACCCATCAGCGCCAGGTCA TGTCCGAGGACTTTTCATATGAGCTGTCAGTCTCTGAGCCCGGTTCCACCTCTACCCGAGGAAGGAGGCAAAGTTCGCTATGGTCTGATTCCAGAAGAATTTTTCCAGTTCTTGTACCCCAAAACTGG ATTAACGT GCCCTTATATGTTCGGCACTGGGCTGGTGACTTACCTTCTATCAAAGGAAATTTAtgtcattaaccatgaaacattttcAGCTATATCAATTGGCATTGTTATCCTCTATGGCATCAAAAAGTTTGGCAAGGACGTTGCAAAATTTGCTGACAAATTGAATGAG ACCAAAGTTGAAAAAGCTCAAGAAGTGAAAGACGCAGCCATAAACAGCCTGAACGTAGCTGTGAAGGAGGAAAAGCAAGAACAGTGGCGAATAGAGGGGCGTCATCACCTTTTTGATGCAAAGCGG AATAATGTTGCAATGATGCTGGAAACCAACTACCGTGAACGGCTGCACATGGTGTACGATGCAGTGAAGAGGCGCCTGGATTACCAAGTCGGTCTCCAGCATCTGCAGCGTAGGCTTGCACAAGAACATATGGCTAACTGGGTGGAAAAGAATGTAATCCAGAGTATCACACCACAGCAG GAGAAAGAGAGCATTGCCAAATGTATCTCCGACCTCAAAGTACTGGCCAAGACAGCACAAGCACAGGTTTAG